The following are encoded together in the Pseudomonas sp. IB20 genome:
- the rimB gene encoding retropepsin-like aspartic endopeptidase RimB, which translates to MKTFDHLTVVGLREWVALPDLGVAGLRAKIDTGASTSSLHATDIEPFERDGEKWVRFTAHLGSVVQLRHRRCEAPVVTMKTIKSSNGHAQVRYVISTTLALGDRVWRVEFTLACRKAMRYRLLLGSKALIDGHLVVSPGVKYVQDKPVFPVSTISAPGAA; encoded by the coding sequence TTGAAGACATTTGACCATTTGACCGTTGTGGGTCTGCGTGAGTGGGTGGCACTTCCCGACTTGGGAGTGGCGGGCCTGCGCGCAAAGATCGACACCGGTGCCAGCACCTCGAGCCTGCACGCCACCGATATCGAGCCATTTGAGCGCGACGGTGAGAAGTGGGTGCGCTTTACCGCGCACCTGGGCAGCGTGGTGCAACTGCGTCACCGGCGCTGCGAGGCGCCGGTGGTGACGATGAAGACCATCAAGAGCTCCAACGGCCATGCGCAGGTGCGCTACGTGATCAGCACCACCCTGGCGCTGGGTGATCGGGTATGGCGGGTGGAATTCACCCTCGCCTGCCGCAAGGCCATGCGTTATCGCCTGTTGCTGGGCTCCAAGGCGCTGATTGACGGCCATTTGGTGGTCAGTCCCGGCGTCAAGTACGTTCAAGACAAGCCGGTGTTCCCGGTCTCTACTATTTCTGCCCCAGGTGCTGCATGA